The genomic region ACCACCAATGATTGAATGTTCTTCGGCAGTAACTACCGCACCTGTTTTTGCAGCCGATTCAGCAAGAAGTTCTCTATCTATAGGTTTAACTGTTGGCATGTGGATAACTTCAACAGATATACCTTCCTTCTCAAGAACCTCAGCCGCTTCAAGTGCAAATGATGTTTCTAAACCGTTTGCAACGACGGTTACATCTTCACCCCTTCTTAACACATATCCTTTTCCTATTTCAAACTTGTAGTTTTCGTCAAAAATTCTTGGAAACTTCTCTCTTGTCAACCTGACATAAAAAGGACCAGCCGTGTATGCAACCTTTTCTATTACCTGCTTTGTCTCTATATCATCGGCAGGAACTACCACCCTCATATTTGGAATATTTCTCATATTTGCCACATCTTCCAAAGCCTGATGAGTTGCACCATCCTCTCCAACGGTTATTCCACCGTGAGTACACACAATCTTAACATTAAGCTCAGGATAACAGACCATCTGTCGTACCGCTTCCCATGCCCTTCCGGTAGCAAATATAGCAAATGTGCTAACAAAAACGATCTTCCCTGTCGTTGCAAGTCCAGCTGCTGTATTTATCATATTAATCTCAGCAATACCCATGTTGAAAAACCTCTCCGGAAAAACCTTTCCAAACTTTCCCGATTTAGTCGAACCGGAAAGATCAGCATCAAGAACAACAATCCTGTCGTCCTTCTTGCCAAGTTCTACCAAGGTATCACCGTATGCATCCCTAAGGCTTACTTTCTGCATTTTTCCTCCTTGACATTGAAAGTAATCTTATATAAATTACCTACCAGCAGGCAAGGGGTCCCATGTACCCCGGGCCCTATGTGCCGTTTGCCTGCTCTTTCTTCAATGTTTCCATCATGGCTCTAAAGCCGGATAAATAAAAATCACCAAACATAACATCAAAAGCTTTTTTTCTATAACACAGAAAAGTTACAATACTTTTTGTCTTGGAAAGGAAGAACAAAAAATCTTCTGCAATTGCTTCAAACAACTTTCCTTTGTCAACAAAAAAACCTTCAGTTTCCTGAAACTCTAAAGCAATATTAAACAAAAATAGAACAATATCAGAAAGTTGGTTAAATATAGAAAAGCTTGAATTAACATAATGAATATTGTCAATTACTGCATAAATTTGACTTTCAAATTTATATTTAAGAGATATTATAGGTTCAAAACTATACTCACCAAACCTATTAAGCTTTTCAAAGTAAACCCTTCTTATCAAAAAGGAAAGCTTAATCCCTCCCTTCCTTCCAGTAAGGCTATTTCTATTTAAAAGTTCCTTTATGCTCTTAATATCCTTTTCCAGCTCATCAGCTATTACAAGTCCATATTTACCTCGTTGCAATAAAAAACTATCAAGAGCATAAAAAAATGCGTAAATAGCAGAAGATATCTTTTCCAAATCAGACCTAAACAGATTAGTATCCTTGTAGACTAATCCTAAAATTAAAGGAACATTAAATTTTGCCAGAAGCTGCAAAACTTCTTTAAAAAAATCTTTTTTCTTTTCAAAATCTAAATCTTTAAACTGTTTTCTTCCATAAAAAATATCTCCAGTATGGATTTCTGTCTCATATATATTATTAATCCCCAAAATTTCCTTACACATAGATTTAAAAGCATTCTCGATTAAATGGTGTTTTTCCACTTCTACAGCAAGTCCTCCATAAAGAAAACAAGGACCATCACGGTAAAAACCTTCTTCATTTTTTTTAAGCTCCTTTCCACTTTCATCTGTATAGACAAGAAACACTACTCATTCCTCCAAGGTTATACAATCTCTCCAAGTTCTTTTAAAGCTTCCTTGAGTAAATCTGGTGAAAGTGCCTTTCCATGCCATTCAGCACGGTTCTCCATGAAAGAGACACCTTTTCCTTTCACAGTCTTTGCAACAATCATCGTAGGCTTGTACTTTACCCTGTCAGCTTCATCAAGAGCCGCTCTTATTTCATCAAAATCGTGTCCGTCTATCTCCATAACATGCCAGCCAAAAGCCTTCCACTTTTCCATTGCCGGATATATAGACATAACCTCATCAACAGGACCATCTATCTGAAGGTTGTTGTTATCAAGAATCACACATAAGTTATCAAGGTTGTAGTGAAATGCTGCCATTGACGCTTCCCAGACGCTTCCCTC from Desulfurobacterium sp. TC5-1 harbors:
- a CDS encoding transketolase family protein, whose translation is MQKVSLRDAYGDTLVELGKKDDRIVVLDADLSGSTKSGKFGKVFPERFFNMGIAEINMINTAAGLATTGKIVFVSTFAIFATGRAWEAVRQMVCYPELNVKIVCTHGGITVGEDGATHQALEDVANMRNIPNMRVVVPADDIETKQVIEKVAYTAGPFYVRLTREKFPRIFDENYKFEIGKGYVLRRGEDVTVVANGLETSFALEAAEVLEKEGISVEVIHMPTVKPIDRELLAESAAKTGAVVTAEEHSIIGGLGSAVAEALVETVPVPMERVGTPDIFGRSGKAWELVKYYNLDASGIIEKIRKVLERKKR
- a CDS encoding DUF3800 domain-containing protein; protein product: MFLVYTDESGKELKKNEEGFYRDGPCFLYGGLAVEVEKHHLIENAFKSMCKEILGINNIYETEIHTGDIFYGRKQFKDLDFEKKKDFFKEVLQLLAKFNVPLILGLVYKDTNLFRSDLEKISSAIYAFFYALDSFLLQRGKYGLVIADELEKDIKSIKELLNRNSLTGRKGGIKLSFLIRRVYFEKLNRFGEYSFEPIISLKYKFESQIYAVIDNIHYVNSSFSIFNQLSDIVLFLFNIALEFQETEGFFVDKGKLFEAIAEDFLFFLSKTKSIVTFLCYRKKAFDVMFGDFYLSGFRAMMETLKKEQANGT